One part of the Bdellovibrio sp. KM01 genome encodes these proteins:
- a CDS encoding DUF6624 domain-containing protein, with product MATDWKAIAEDIQHMMREDTAVREVLASTGELFHGYAPAMEKVHLKHAQHLKTLIDEHGFPTISKVGRDAAIDAMRLILHAISWPEFMRSMEAITVDLAKAGEVPKDYVARLIDRIRFYEGRKQIYGTNADWDDNGILRITDVEDESKLNARRAEMDLPPLESLVITPLDGDFHPADPKKRHEEYVAWTLKVGWRTVAMP from the coding sequence ATGGCCACTGATTGGAAAGCGATTGCCGAAGATATTCAGCACATGATGAGAGAGGATACAGCGGTTCGCGAAGTCCTGGCTTCAACAGGAGAACTTTTTCACGGTTACGCCCCCGCGATGGAGAAAGTTCACCTAAAGCACGCACAACATTTGAAAACCCTGATTGATGAACACGGCTTCCCCACGATCTCTAAAGTCGGCCGGGATGCAGCGATTGATGCGATGAGATTGATTTTGCATGCGATCAGCTGGCCTGAATTCATGCGTTCGATGGAAGCGATCACGGTGGATTTAGCCAAAGCTGGCGAAGTTCCAAAAGATTATGTCGCTAGACTGATAGATCGCATTCGTTTCTATGAAGGACGCAAACAAATCTATGGAACCAACGCGGACTGGGACGATAATGGAATTTTGCGCATCACTGATGTGGAAGACGAAAGCAAACTGAACGCACGCCGGGCCGAAATGGATTTACCTCCCCTGGAAAGCCTGGTGATCACTCCGCTGGATGGAGATTTTCATCCCGCCGATCCCAAGAAGCGTCACGAAGAATATGTGGCATGGACTCTAAAAGTGGGATGGCGTACAGTCGCTATGCCCTAG
- a CDS encoding chemotaxis protein CheA: MSGDNAFFEELQMDFLNESLFMFEQYDESMMKLENSDDPAKDLTDIFRVAHSVKGGAAAVGLSDLAKFAHVAEDLLDLLRSKPELVNSNVISLLLQAGDELKNRISSLQQGQGGPWDPSELVKQLVAVTESLSGKKSSHTKAAEAAAAAAPAAATTADEPKMSVPDDFFEHVDAAAANCPVPEAKPNMETSDDVVNHDLLAELLAQLSPEDQAEFHAKEAAEAAEKELIREIENAAIEIPAEASTPEVAAVETAPVVAAGPAVSPAATASSQPVAEAPKLKVVSEAKPAPSENGGGSGGGNKTPAKNANSTIKVDTGRVDSVLDAVGELVVLKNQLVHDDTVRSGENLRLEAIVDQLDKAVRELYEKTLSIRMTPLKSMFIKIQRIVRDVSLTLDKPVDLQLIGEETEVERTVFELLGDPLVHLVRNSMDHGVEKREVRQERGKPVTAKVTVSAKQNGGNVVIEIIDDGGGINREKVLAKAIEKGFVPKGQDPAAIPDEQVFQYIFYPGFSTADKISDLSGRGVGLDVVKSNLDKINGKINIMSKSGVGTTFRLTIPLSTAITDGIIVALDGSRYILPIHSIREIVRVQPKDYTNISNAGKVANIRGLLLPVIDVSHTLGSLNSQFGTKETVVKDTLSARREETMLVIIESVTGQMAFPVDDVLGQAQVVVKPIVTGFDIPEIAGAAILGDGRTVLILEPGSLLQSVSKGSGMAAAA, from the coding sequence ATGAGCGGCGATAATGCATTCTTTGAAGAACTGCAGATGGATTTCCTTAACGAGTCCTTGTTCATGTTCGAACAATACGACGAATCGATGATGAAATTAGAAAACAGTGATGATCCTGCGAAAGATCTGACGGATATTTTCCGTGTGGCCCACTCGGTAAAAGGTGGAGCGGCAGCGGTAGGATTGTCGGATCTTGCGAAATTCGCCCACGTGGCGGAAGATCTTTTGGATCTTCTTCGCTCCAAGCCAGAGCTTGTGAACTCGAATGTTATCTCCTTGCTTTTGCAAGCAGGTGACGAGTTGAAAAATCGCATCTCTTCTTTGCAGCAAGGTCAAGGTGGTCCATGGGATCCATCTGAACTTGTAAAACAATTAGTGGCTGTGACGGAAAGTCTTTCCGGGAAAAAATCTTCTCACACGAAAGCAGCAGAGGCAGCCGCAGCTGCGGCTCCAGCGGCAGCCACGACTGCCGATGAGCCTAAAATGTCTGTGCCTGATGATTTCTTTGAGCATGTGGATGCAGCGGCTGCAAATTGTCCCGTCCCTGAAGCCAAGCCTAACATGGAAACTTCTGACGATGTGGTGAACCACGATCTTTTGGCAGAGTTGCTGGCGCAATTGTCTCCAGAGGACCAAGCAGAGTTTCATGCGAAAGAAGCAGCGGAAGCTGCTGAAAAAGAATTGATCCGTGAAATTGAAAACGCAGCGATTGAAATTCCGGCGGAAGCTTCCACTCCAGAAGTGGCAGCCGTGGAAACCGCTCCTGTTGTCGCAGCCGGCCCTGCGGTTTCTCCTGCAGCAACGGCTTCTTCACAGCCAGTGGCAGAAGCTCCGAAATTGAAAGTGGTTTCTGAAGCAAAACCAGCTCCATCAGAAAATGGTGGTGGCAGCGGTGGCGGTAATAAAACTCCTGCAAAAAATGCCAACAGCACTATCAAAGTGGATACGGGTCGTGTTGATTCCGTGTTGGATGCTGTGGGTGAGTTGGTTGTATTGAAAAATCAATTGGTCCACGACGACACTGTTCGCAGTGGTGAAAATCTTCGTCTGGAAGCGATCGTTGACCAGTTGGATAAAGCTGTGCGTGAACTTTATGAAAAAACATTAAGCATCCGCATGACGCCTCTGAAATCCATGTTCATTAAAATTCAACGTATCGTACGCGATGTCTCTTTGACTCTGGATAAACCCGTTGATCTGCAATTGATCGGGGAGGAGACAGAGGTTGAAAGAACAGTTTTTGAACTCTTGGGTGACCCTTTGGTTCACTTGGTCAGAAACTCTATGGACCACGGTGTGGAAAAACGTGAAGTACGTCAAGAGCGCGGTAAGCCTGTGACGGCAAAAGTAACGGTTTCTGCAAAGCAAAACGGTGGTAACGTCGTTATCGAAATCATCGATGACGGTGGTGGTATCAACCGTGAGAAAGTTTTGGCGAAAGCCATTGAAAAAGGTTTCGTTCCTAAGGGCCAAGACCCGGCAGCGATTCCGGATGAACAAGTTTTCCAATATATTTTCTATCCTGGTTTTTCGACGGCTGACAAAATCTCGGACCTTTCCGGTCGTGGTGTTGGTTTGGATGTGGTGAAGTCAAATCTGGATAAGATCAACGGTAAGATCAACATCATGTCTAAATCAGGCGTGGGTACGACGTTCCGTTTGACGATTCCACTAAGCACGGCGATCACCGACGGTATCATCGTGGCTTTGGATGGTTCTCGCTACATCCTTCCGATTCACTCGATCCGCGAGATCGTGCGTGTGCAACCGAAGGATTACACCAATATTTCTAACGCTGGCAAAGTGGCAAACATTCGTGGCTTGCTGCTTCCAGTGATTGATGTGTCACACACATTGGGTTCTTTGAACAGTCAGTTTGGCACCAAAGAAACAGTGGTGAAAGATACATTGAGCGCGCGTCGTGAAGAGACGATGCTGGTGATCATCGAGTCTGTGACAGGGCAAATGGCCTTCCCGGTGGATGATGTCTTGGGTCAGGCGCAGGTGGTTGTTAAACCAATCGTGACGGGCTTTGATATTCCTGAGATCGCAGGTGCTGCGATTCTGGGTGACGGTCGTACCGTACTAATTTTGGAACCCGGTTCATTATTGCAGTCCGTTTCTAAGGGATCTGGAATGGCGGCAGCAGCATGA
- a CDS encoding trypsin-like serine protease, giving the protein MKKNIFLILTLVLLNGCQPENPAIDSNVDEVTEEIVGGSTVSRVDSISKHLVFIYSNRDSSYCTGTIISENLILTAAHCIKNTSDTLVLGFGLDRSKGTMQARTSNGMVKHVAYKANLTAERNDIGLISFSGGLPEGFEPAPLANAKIFAKVKSEIIAVGYGRVKGVRNVSPDDSGSGRLRKVTLKIQSKSANGKAFEVSQQDGRGICYGDSGGPAFVKSNGQYYLVGVTSAVLWYKPKDSVYDLCKEHSMFMDVKFYKPWINAQSGQLL; this is encoded by the coding sequence ATGAAAAAAAACATTTTCCTGATCCTGACTCTCGTATTGTTAAATGGCTGCCAACCTGAAAACCCAGCTATCGATTCAAACGTAGATGAAGTGACTGAAGAAATCGTCGGCGGAAGCACCGTATCTCGGGTTGATTCCATCTCAAAGCACTTGGTTTTTATTTACAGCAACCGTGATTCTTCATATTGCACAGGCACAATCATTTCAGAAAATCTGATTTTAACAGCGGCTCACTGTATTAAAAATACGTCTGACACTTTAGTTCTTGGCTTTGGTTTGGATCGTTCCAAGGGCACAATGCAGGCTCGAACCAGCAACGGCATGGTTAAACACGTCGCTTATAAAGCGAATCTAACAGCGGAACGCAATGATATCGGTTTGATTTCATTTTCCGGTGGTTTGCCAGAGGGTTTTGAACCCGCCCCCCTCGCGAATGCGAAAATATTCGCCAAAGTAAAATCAGAAATCATCGCGGTTGGCTATGGCCGGGTGAAAGGCGTTCGCAACGTTTCCCCTGATGACAGTGGCTCTGGTCGTCTTCGTAAAGTGACATTGAAAATTCAATCCAAGTCTGCAAACGGCAAAGCTTTTGAGGTCAGCCAACAAGACGGTCGAGGCATTTGCTATGGCGATTCCGGCGGTCCCGCTTTCGTCAAATCAAACGGTCAGTATTACCTTGTGGGAGTGACTTCCGCAGTGCTTTGGTACAAACCCAAAGATTCCGTCTATGACTTGTGTAAAGAGCACTCGATGTTCATGGATGTGAAGTTTTATAAACCGTGGATCAACGCCCAATCAGGACAATTGCTGTAG
- the pip gene encoding prolyl aminopeptidase, translating into MEKQTLRDFYPPIEPYNKGFLKVSDIHNLYFEEVGNPAGKPIVFLHGGPGGGVAPDHRRFFDPKTYRIILFDQRGSGQSTPCAELRENTTWDLVADTERIREHLKIDKWVVFGGSWGSTLALTYAIKHPERVKALVLRGIFLCRPSEIKWFYQEGASQIFPDVWDEYLKVIPQNERHDMVTAYYKRLTHENRDVRLEAAKAWSKWEAATSRLYIDAHAIEEFDDPDSALSFARIECHYFTNNAFFETNNWILENVSKIRHIPAWIVQGRYDVVCPATSAWELHKAWPEAKFQMIPDSGHAAAEPGTRSALVEATDACRSL; encoded by the coding sequence ATGGAAAAACAAACTCTTCGCGATTTTTACCCACCAATCGAGCCATACAACAAAGGCTTTTTAAAAGTTTCAGATATTCATAATCTTTATTTTGAAGAGGTTGGAAATCCTGCTGGTAAACCCATCGTGTTTTTACACGGCGGTCCTGGCGGTGGTGTTGCTCCTGATCATCGTCGCTTCTTTGATCCGAAAACTTATCGCATCATTTTGTTCGACCAACGTGGGTCAGGCCAATCCACTCCTTGCGCTGAACTTCGTGAGAACACAACGTGGGATCTGGTTGCAGACACCGAGCGTATTCGCGAGCATTTGAAAATCGACAAATGGGTTGTCTTTGGCGGGAGCTGGGGTTCAACACTGGCTTTGACTTACGCGATTAAACATCCCGAGCGCGTGAAAGCTTTGGTTCTGCGCGGAATTTTCCTGTGCCGTCCTTCAGAAATTAAATGGTTTTATCAAGAAGGCGCTTCTCAAATTTTCCCTGACGTATGGGATGAGTATTTGAAAGTGATTCCTCAAAACGAACGTCACGATATGGTGACGGCTTACTATAAACGCCTGACTCATGAAAACCGCGACGTGCGCTTAGAGGCCGCGAAAGCCTGGAGTAAATGGGAAGCTGCAACTTCTCGTTTGTATATTGATGCTCACGCGATCGAAGAGTTCGATGATCCAGATTCTGCGTTAAGCTTTGCACGCATCGAGTGTCACTACTTCACAAACAATGCGTTTTTTGAAACCAATAACTGGATTTTGGAAAACGTAAGCAAGATCCGCCATATTCCTGCATGGATTGTTCAAGGCCGTTACGATGTGGTGTGCCCGGCGACTTCGGCGTGGGAACTTCACAAAGCTTGGCCGGAAGCCAAATTCCAAATGATCCCCGATTCAGGTCACGCGGCCGCCGAACCTGGCACCCGTTCTGCCTTGGTCGAAGCCACAGATGCCTGTAGATCGCTTTAA
- a CDS encoding transketolase C-terminal domain-containing protein: MTEPIQIKSKLAGNPTHEPQFKSFVKSKDGRSIPVADPRSTRALVSLMDMNAVLGGAASHYGGPAAFAELMSAMHGLVFDQAQKENKPWYDLFHVVNDAGHCENGLYALKANYQTAGLNLNSLKKFRSIESGLTGHGEVHCFPEGVFVSNGPLGSALPQTQGLAMGEALSGKNRVTITAISDGASMEGEAREAFAAIPGLAAHGKMGPFVMVISDNNTKLSGRIDNESFSMSHTFASLKTLGWDVISLPEGNDLQKCYDAIATAVEKAKANPKVPVAIHAKTVKGIGTKKTAESASGAHGFPLKSPSELPAFLSEIYNGEALPPVFNTWIEELNKWEAEIKANAVKDSGEKIQNGVSSALIRARKAGYPVLSVTSDLPGSTGVAGFRKEFPGDSFDVGVAESNMVSAAAGLSKLGYIPVVDTFAQFGVTKGALPITMGALSEAPVIAVFSHTGFQDAADGASHQALSYMAMVSSIPHVDVYSLSCSEEADSIVYSVIEKFANDRKAGKVPNSAVFFLGRENFPKSYVAGTKYDLNKAQVLADTTAGKAKSVTIATTGSLVLQALEASKTLEAQGIGSVVVNVVKVNHPDVETVKAALAKTGGRLVTVEDHQLIGGFGQMLCHSLLQAQVDFKVKSLGVHGEFGQSSYTALDLYKKHKIDASAIVAAAK, from the coding sequence ATGACTGAACCTATTCAAATCAAATCAAAATTGGCTGGCAACCCGACTCATGAACCTCAATTCAAAAGCTTTGTTAAAAGCAAAGACGGCAGATCCATTCCGGTGGCTGATCCTCGCTCGACGCGTGCGCTTGTGTCCTTGATGGACATGAATGCAGTGCTTGGCGGCGCGGCTTCGCACTATGGCGGTCCTGCAGCTTTCGCAGAGTTGATGTCCGCAATGCATGGTCTTGTTTTTGATCAAGCTCAAAAAGAAAACAAGCCTTGGTATGATTTGTTCCACGTTGTGAACGACGCTGGTCACTGTGAAAACGGTTTGTATGCTTTGAAAGCAAACTACCAAACAGCAGGTCTTAATTTGAACAGTCTTAAAAAATTCCGTTCGATCGAATCAGGCCTGACAGGTCACGGTGAAGTTCACTGTTTCCCTGAGGGCGTTTTCGTTTCGAATGGCCCTTTGGGTTCTGCTCTTCCGCAAACTCAAGGTTTGGCGATGGGTGAAGCTTTGTCTGGTAAAAACCGTGTGACGATCACAGCGATCTCTGACGGTGCCAGCATGGAAGGTGAAGCGCGCGAAGCTTTCGCAGCGATTCCGGGTCTTGCGGCTCACGGTAAGATGGGTCCATTCGTGATGGTAATCAGCGATAACAACACGAAACTTTCTGGTCGTATCGATAATGAATCTTTCTCGATGTCTCACACATTTGCTTCTTTGAAAACTTTGGGCTGGGATGTGATTTCGTTGCCTGAAGGCAATGACTTGCAAAAGTGTTACGATGCTATTGCAACAGCTGTTGAAAAAGCCAAAGCAAATCCTAAAGTTCCAGTGGCCATTCACGCGAAAACTGTGAAAGGAATCGGAACTAAGAAAACGGCTGAATCTGCGTCTGGTGCTCACGGTTTTCCATTGAAGAGCCCGTCTGAACTGCCAGCGTTCTTGTCTGAAATTTATAATGGCGAAGCACTGCCACCTGTATTCAACACTTGGATCGAGGAATTGAACAAGTGGGAAGCAGAGATCAAAGCCAACGCAGTTAAAGACTCTGGCGAGAAGATCCAAAACGGTGTTTCTTCTGCTTTGATCCGTGCTCGTAAGGCTGGTTATCCAGTTCTTAGCGTGACGTCTGACCTTCCAGGTTCAACAGGGGTTGCTGGTTTCAGAAAAGAATTCCCTGGGGATTCTTTCGACGTCGGCGTTGCTGAATCAAACATGGTTTCTGCCGCTGCTGGTCTTTCTAAATTGGGTTACATCCCCGTGGTGGATACTTTCGCTCAGTTCGGTGTCACTAAAGGTGCTTTGCCAATCACAATGGGTGCTTTGTCCGAAGCTCCAGTGATTGCAGTATTCTCTCACACAGGATTCCAAGATGCGGCTGACGGCGCTTCTCACCAAGCTTTGTCTTATATGGCGATGGTTTCTTCGATCCCTCACGTGGATGTTTACTCTTTGTCTTGCAGCGAAGAAGCTGACAGCATTGTTTATTCTGTGATTGAAAAATTTGCGAACGATCGCAAAGCTGGCAAAGTTCCAAACAGTGCGGTGTTCTTCTTGGGACGCGAAAACTTCCCTAAGTCTTACGTTGCTGGAACTAAATACGATTTGAACAAAGCGCAAGTATTGGCTGACACAACAGCGGGTAAAGCGAAGTCTGTAACAATCGCAACAACAGGTTCTTTGGTTCTTCAAGCTTTGGAAGCTTCTAAAACTTTGGAAGCTCAAGGTATCGGTTCTGTGGTTGTAAACGTTGTGAAAGTAAATCACCCCGATGTTGAAACTGTGAAAGCTGCTTTGGCAAAAACGGGAGGTCGCTTGGTGACTGTTGAAGATCACCAGTTGATCGGTGGTTTCGGTCAAATGCTTTGCCACTCATTGTTGCAAGCGCAAGTTGATTTCAAAGTGAAGTCTTTGGGCGTTCACGGCGAATTCGGTCAAAGCTCATACACAGCTTTGGATTTGTACAAGAAGCATAAAATCGACGCGTCTGCGATCGTAGCTGCCGCCAAGTAA
- a CDS encoding trypsin-like serine protease: MPLSKKKTDSAIIGGEVVTGRDLTSQSVVGVLTQNKQTGDVEICSGTLLKNKLVLTAAHCVSDPEGNLSVSVVFDNVISPTGNTITAIRAVSRTAIPAWWGAETHLETDTGDIALLQYVGDTPSGYAPITALASEEDLVNNKQILIAGFGVNKVTTKPIDVNTFPDLIGAIQSGQVSCKDPVRLQGCVEVSMEGAGTLRQATSKIKNNRYSSSEIEVAPQSGNTCHGDSGGPAFIVKNNKLYLWGVANRSANNRLTDCSTNSVYASVPFFREWLNLAAAKLQEESVK; the protein is encoded by the coding sequence ATGCCACTTTCCAAAAAGAAAACAGATTCTGCCATCATCGGTGGTGAAGTTGTCACAGGCCGTGATTTGACTTCCCAAAGCGTTGTCGGTGTTTTGACCCAAAACAAACAAACCGGTGATGTTGAAATTTGCAGCGGAACTCTTTTAAAAAACAAACTTGTTTTAACAGCTGCTCACTGTGTCTCTGATCCAGAAGGCAATCTTAGCGTTTCAGTAGTTTTCGATAACGTGATCAGCCCGACGGGTAATACCATCACGGCCATTCGTGCGGTTTCTCGCACAGCGATTCCTGCATGGTGGGGCGCTGAAACGCATTTAGAAACTGATACAGGTGATATCGCTCTTCTACAGTATGTCGGCGATACTCCCAGTGGCTACGCACCGATCACGGCCTTGGCTTCCGAGGAAGACCTTGTTAACAATAAGCAAATTCTGATTGCTGGTTTCGGCGTAAATAAAGTGACGACGAAACCTATAGACGTAAACACATTCCCGGATTTGATCGGAGCTATTCAGTCAGGTCAAGTCAGCTGCAAAGACCCCGTTCGTCTGCAAGGCTGCGTGGAAGTATCTATGGAAGGTGCTGGGACATTAAGACAAGCCACTTCCAAAATTAAAAACAACCGTTATTCCAGCTCTGAAATCGAAGTCGCTCCCCAATCCGGCAATACTTGCCATGGTGATTCGGGTGGCCCGGCGTTCATCGTAAAGAATAATAAATTGTATCTATGGGGAGTGGCCAACCGCTCTGCCAATAACAGACTTACTGATTGTTCAACGAATTCAGTCTATGCAAGTGTGCCTTTCTTTAGAGAATGGCTGAACCTGGCAGCGGCAAAACTTCAGGAAGAATCAGTAAAATAG
- the add gene encoding adenosine deaminase — MQKLYAHNIRDLLKVELHRHLDCSVRWSTLVELAPQVGINLAPTSKQQKEQFLITEPMNDLGSVLNKFLNAQKVLASEEILTRIAFEACEDAYNDGIRLLELRYAPTFIAEGHNFLTFEKIHQALNKGVKMAQKKFAIAVGLICIVQRVKPFAVAEKVVDFAIDNKDSFVALDLADNEEGFDPKVFAPLFQKAKKAGLHITVHSGETPNDQAASWVKDSVEILGAERIGHGIQIVRNPEVLNFIRDRKIPLEVCPISNYLTQSFKTYEEHPIRQLLNAGVLVTVNSDDPGVFATNLSDDYEVLHRVHSFTTEDFKRCNQIAFDASFIPKAEKEKFRKDFF, encoded by the coding sequence ATGCAAAAGCTATATGCACACAACATTCGCGATCTTTTAAAAGTAGAGCTTCATCGTCACTTGGACTGCTCGGTGCGTTGGAGTACATTAGTCGAATTGGCACCTCAAGTTGGCATCAATCTGGCACCCACTTCAAAGCAACAAAAAGAGCAGTTTTTAATTACCGAGCCCATGAATGATCTGGGAAGTGTATTGAATAAGTTCCTCAATGCTCAAAAAGTTCTGGCGAGCGAAGAAATCCTCACGCGTATTGCTTTTGAAGCCTGCGAAGATGCTTACAACGATGGCATTCGCCTGCTGGAACTGCGTTACGCGCCCACTTTTATTGCAGAAGGCCACAATTTCCTGACTTTTGAAAAAATCCATCAGGCTTTAAACAAGGGCGTAAAGATGGCGCAAAAGAAATTTGCCATCGCTGTCGGACTTATCTGCATCGTGCAACGAGTAAAACCATTCGCAGTTGCGGAAAAAGTTGTGGATTTCGCCATAGACAACAAAGACAGCTTTGTCGCTCTGGATCTGGCTGACAACGAAGAGGGCTTTGACCCGAAAGTATTTGCTCCACTTTTTCAGAAAGCAAAAAAAGCGGGTCTGCATATCACCGTTCACTCAGGTGAAACACCGAACGATCAAGCTGCGAGCTGGGTCAAAGATTCTGTTGAAATCCTGGGAGCAGAACGTATAGGTCATGGCATTCAAATCGTGCGCAATCCTGAGGTTTTAAATTTTATCCGCGATCGCAAGATTCCGTTGGAAGTTTGTCCGATCAGTAACTACCTGACTCAATCATTTAAAACTTACGAAGAGCATCCGATCCGTCAGCTTTTAAATGCGGGTGTTTTGGTGACGGTCAATTCCGATGATCCAGGAGTATTTGCGACGAACTTAAGTGACGACTATGAAGTTCTTCATCGCGTGCATTCCTTCACGACGGAAGATTTCAAGCGCTGCAATCAAATTGCCTTCGACGCAAGCTTCATTCCAAAAGCAGAAAAAGAAAAATTCAGAAAGGATTTTTTCTAA
- the gloA gene encoding lactoylglutathione lyase: protein MAENIPGLCANPDAETKKYVFNHTMLRVKDPKASLDFYTRILGMKLVRKLDFAEWKFSLFFLAYVPEGTNVPTENEANAKYTFGREAVLELTHNWGTEEQETTPYHNGNTEPRGFGHICVTVPDIKAACERFDKLNVTYQKRLGEGGMKNIAFIKDPDNYWIEIVQAGLL, encoded by the coding sequence ATGGCGGAAAATATTCCTGGCTTGTGTGCGAACCCAGATGCCGAGACTAAAAAATACGTTTTTAATCACACGATGCTTCGGGTGAAAGATCCAAAAGCTTCTTTGGATTTTTACACTCGAATCTTGGGTATGAAATTGGTACGCAAACTTGATTTCGCGGAATGGAAATTCTCGTTGTTCTTCTTGGCATATGTTCCTGAAGGCACAAATGTTCCCACTGAAAATGAAGCGAATGCGAAATACACTTTCGGTCGCGAAGCTGTTCTAGAGCTAACTCATAACTGGGGCACTGAGGAGCAAGAGACGACACCTTACCACAACGGCAACACAGAGCCTCGTGGTTTCGGTCATATCTGCGTGACGGTTCCCGATATCAAGGCCGCGTGCGAGCGTTTTGATAAATTGAACGTCACTTACCAAAAGCGTTTAGGGGAGGGTGGAATGAAAAATATCGCCTTCATCAAAGATCCCGACAACTATTGGATTGAGATTGTTCAAGCAGGTTTGCTTTAG
- a CDS encoding protein-glutamate O-methyltransferase CheR gives MSALKKTEAVSALYEFEDIQLTEKMFAKFAKHMYDLAGVDLPFSPKNHALIRNRIVKLLRRHGLKSYEQYWDMVEHGNHEITSEFISALTTNMTSFYREGNHFDFLAQQLPELYKKFGADIRMWCAAASTGQEPYTIAMTAHEVMQQIPGMKARLLATDIDLQVLKKGSIGAYEDREMQGLPPAQRLKYFEKVKKNETEYWRAKDNIHDMVRFAQFNLMSPKYEFQHKFHVIFCRNVLIYFDEETTKKVIDSLTSCLAPGGYLILGHSESGNIKHTHLKPLSRAVYQKL, from the coding sequence ATGAGTGCACTCAAGAAGACTGAAGCGGTAAGCGCTCTCTATGAGTTTGAAGATATTCAGCTTACTGAAAAGATGTTCGCAAAGTTCGCCAAGCACATGTATGACCTGGCGGGCGTGGATTTGCCATTTTCTCCCAAAAATCATGCGTTGATTCGTAACCGCATCGTGAAGCTTTTGCGCCGTCATGGCTTGAAATCTTACGAGCAGTATTGGGACATGGTTGAACATGGAAATCATGAAATCACTTCGGAGTTCATCTCTGCTTTGACGACAAATATGACGTCCTTTTACCGCGAGGGAAATCACTTTGATTTTCTGGCGCAACAACTTCCTGAGCTTTATAAAAAGTTTGGCGCTGACATCCGTATGTGGTGTGCCGCTGCAAGTACGGGTCAAGAGCCCTACACGATTGCTATGACTGCACATGAAGTCATGCAACAGATTCCGGGGATGAAGGCACGCTTGCTGGCGACGGATATCGATTTGCAGGTTTTGAAAAAAGGCTCCATCGGTGCCTATGAAGATCGCGAAATGCAGGGGTTGCCTCCAGCTCAGCGTCTGAAGTATTTTGAAAAAGTTAAAAAGAACGAAACTGAATATTGGAGAGCGAAAGACAATATCCACGACATGGTTCGCTTTGCTCAATTCAATTTGATGAGTCCTAAGTATGAATTTCAACATAAGTTCCATGTGATTTTTTGTCGTAACGTTTTGATCTATTTCGATGAAGAGACGACAAAAAAAGTGATCGACAGCCTGACTTCGTGTCTGGCGCCGGGTGGCTATCTGATTTTGGGGCATTCCGAATCAGGAAATATTAAACACACTCATTTGAAACCGCTATCACGCGCAGTTTATCAAAAACTGTAA
- a CDS encoding chemotaxis protein CheW, with protein sequence MSTKAKAGQYLTFQLMSEQYGVAIETVREINQFGEITPVPRTPEYVKGVMNLRGKIIPVVNLRVKFGMDAQDKTRDTCIIVIDTEIGQVGMIVDSVKEVVDLQDNQIEPSPVLGNQSSMHFVRGMGKVDNRVVILVDIVAAFSSDQMGQMAQFSEAA encoded by the coding sequence ATGTCTACAAAAGCAAAAGCTGGTCAATATCTGACTTTCCAATTGATGTCAGAGCAATATGGTGTCGCGATTGAAACAGTTCGCGAGATCAACCAGTTTGGTGAAATCACTCCGGTTCCACGCACGCCTGAATACGTTAAGGGTGTCATGAATTTGCGTGGAAAAATTATTCCAGTTGTTAATCTTCGCGTAAAATTCGGAATGGATGCTCAAGATAAAACTCGCGACACATGCATCATCGTGATCGACACTGAAATCGGTCAAGTGGGTATGATCGTAGATTCAGTTAAAGAAGTTGTGGATCTTCAGGACAACCAAATCGAACCGTCTCCGGTTCTTGGCAACCAAAGCTCTATGCACTTCGTTCGCGGTATGGGCAAAGTTGATAACAGAGTTGTTATCCTTGTGGATATCGTGGCTGCATTCTCTTCAGATCAAATGGGCCAAATGGCCCAATTCTCCGAAGCCGCTTAA